From the Polaribacter gangjinensis genome, the window ATTCCTAACACTTTCTTTTCGTAAACTTCCCTATTTAAAGGCATTCCTCTATCTCCAAAAACATTATTTTTTATTCCACTCCAAAAGAAAAGTAAACCTGTTAACATTCCAATTCCAGCCAAACCAAAACCATAATGCCATCCATATTCAGCTGCTAACCATCCACATAAAAGCGGTGCTACAAAACCTCCAATATTAATTCCCATGTAGAAAATGGTAAATCCTGAATCTTTTCTTACGTCTCCAGCTTTGTATAAAGAGCCTACAAAAGTTGAAATATTAGGTTTAAAAAATCCATTTCCAACTACTATAAAAGCTAAGGCTAAAAAGAAGGCAATATCATTTTGTATTGCCAAAACAAAGTGCCCCAAAGCCATTAAAATTCCGCCTAAAAAAATAGAGGCTCTCATCCCTAAAATTTTATCAGAAATTTGACCTCCAATAACGGTTGATGCATATACTAATGATCCATAAGAAGCATAAACAACTGCTGTAGCAACATCTCGTTCAGCAATAGCTTTGAATATTTCTTGCACCATATAAAGCGTTAACAACGCTCTCATTCCGTAGAAACTGAAACGTTCCCATAATTCAGCAAAAAACAGGTAAAATAAACCTTTTGGATGTCCAAACATTTCTGGCTCTTGAGATGGAATTGTGACTTCTTTGTCTAACATAATAGTTCTTTTTTAAGTTGATTTAAAATTATTTTAACAAGTTTGCTTCTATAAAATTTGTCATTTTGGTGTACAAATTCAAACGCATATTTCGTCCTTCATAAATTCCATGTGCTCTGTCAGGAACAATAAACATATCAAATTGTTTGTTCTTTTCAATCAAAGCATTGATCATTCTGAATGAATTTTGTACATGTACATTATCATCTCCTGTACCATGAACCAATAAGAATTTTCCTTTTAATTTTTCAGCATAATTGATGGGTGAATTTTCATCATAACCAGCAGGATTTTCTTGCGGAGTTCTTAAAAAACGCTCTGTATAAACAGAATCGTAAAAGCGCCAAGATGTAACTGGAGCAACTGCAATAGCCATAGAAAAAATGTCACTTCCTTTTAACAACGAATTTGTACTCATGTGTCCTCCAAAAGACCAACCCCAAATTCCTATTTTTTCTTTGTTTATAAAAGGTAATTCAGCCAATTTTTTGGCAGCTGCAATTTGATCTTCTGTTTCGTATTTCACTAAATTTAAATAAGTTGATTTTTTAAAATCTGCTCCTTTATAGCCTGTTCCACGTCCGTCAACACAAACCACAATAATCCCTTTTTGAGATAACATATTGTGCCAATAATCATTGGTAGCATTCCAAGAATTACCAACTTGTTGCGAACCTGGACCTGAATATTGAAACATAAATAGAGGGTATTTTTTAGTAGCATCAAAATCCAATGGTTTTATCATCCACATATTCAACTGATTTCCGTTGATTTCTATGGTAGAAAATTCTTTTGGACTCATTTTATATTGGGCGATTTTCGATTGCAAATCAGCATTGTCTACAATCACTTTTATTTTTTTTCCATCAGATGAGAAAAGAGAATATACAGGAGGATTTGTTGCTGATTGATAAGTATTGATAAAAAACTGCAAGTTTTTGCTGAAAGCAGCATTATTTTGTCCGTCTTTTTCACTCAATAATTTTTTGTTTTTTCCATTCAAACCAATTGAATAAACACCTCTATTTATAGAACCATTTTCTACAGATTGATAATAAATCGTTTTTTTGGCAGCATTAAAACCATAATAATTGGTTACTTCCCAATTTCCTTTGGTTACTTGATTGATCAATTTTCCATTGAAATCATAATGATAAATATGATTGAATCCATCTTTTTCACTTGTCCAAATAAAACTATTGTCGGTTAAAAAAGTTAAGTTGTCATGAATATCAACATAGGCTTTGTCAGTTTCATTTAGCAACAAAGTTGAGCTACTTTTTTGAGCATCTATTTTATGTAATTTTAAATCATTTTGATGACGATTTAAGGTAGTTGCAACCAAGAAATTAGCGTCATTTGACCATTTTATTCTTGGGATATATTCATAATCACCCAAATCAACTTTTTGAGTTTTGCTAGATGAAACATTGAATAAATGTAAGGTTACAATTGCATTTTTTTCACCCGCTTTTGGATATTTAAAAACTTGCTGAGTTGGGTATAAATCATTCCCAACAATATCCATTGAAAACGTTGGAACTGCTGTTTCATCGAACCGTAAAAAAGCCAAATGTTTGCTATCAGCACTCCATTCAAAAGCTCTTACAAATCCAAATTCTTCTTCATACACCCAATCTGTAATTCCGTTAATAATACTGTTTTTCAATCCATCATTAGTTACTTGAATAGTAGTATTTTTTGAAAAATCTTTGATAAAAATATTGTTTCCTTTTGCGTAAGCAACTTTTTGATTATCAGGAGAAAAAATAGGTTCTTGAATATTTTCTCCAATTAAAGTTACTTTTTTTGATGCAATATCATACGCATAAAAAGTACCACTATATGAACGTCTAAAAATTTGATTAAAATCAGTGCCCAGAATCAATTTTGTTTCATCATCATTAAAACTATAAGATGAAAAGGAACTCATTTCAGATATATTTTTGCTAGAAACAATTGTTTCAACTTTCTCTAAAGTTTCATAACTGTATTTATCAACTGTTGATTCTTTGGTTTGTGGGTTGTAATTCAATAACGAATAAAAATTTCCATTCATTGAATTCAGCGCATTCATTCTTTCAGGTGAAAAAGTGCCATTCCAAATTTCTGTCAAGCTAATTTCCTTTGCATTTTTAGTAGCTGTTTGATTGGTTTGTGCTTTTGTAGTTTCAAAAGTGAGTAACAAAAAGCTAACGAGCATCAATACGTTTTTCATAAAATTTGTAAGTTTTGTAAAAGTTTGCCAAGTTTACGAAATTATTGTCAAAAAATAGCGCTCTCTTTAACATTGCACTTTAAAATGCGCTATTTTTTTATTGATTTAAAAAATAATAACTCTTTTTAACTTCTTTTTTTAAATTAAAAAAGCTTACCTATTAAAGTTAGGTAAGCTTCTTTGTAAAGAAATAAGATTTAGAGTTATTTTTTTTCTTTCTTATCAACTTCTTTGTTTGATGTTTTATCTTCATTACCAATAAATAATGGAGTTTTTCCATCGGTAATGATTATTTTTGAATTCATAGATTTTGATAATTCTCTAAATGCTTCAATGGCTTTGATTCTTATAATGCCATCTGTTAAACCTTCAGTTAGAATAATTTGAGCATCTCTTTCTCCTTTTGCATTGATGATTTTTCTTTCAGCTTCTAATTTTTCTTGTGTTAAAACAAACTCCATTCTCATAGCATCTTGTTCGGCTTGTAATTTTCGTTCTACAGAACTTGCAAGACCTTGTGGTAATTGAATCTGTTTCATTAAAACAGCAATTAACTCAATGCCATCTGCTTGTTTTTCAAGATTTAATTTCATTTTTTCTAGAATTTCTTTTTCAATATTGGCTCTCATTCCTGAGTGCATGTCTTTGGCATAAAATTTTGCGCAAACATCAGAAGCAGCAGATCTAAAAACACTAGTGATGATAGATTCGTAATCTTTACCTAAATTTTGTAAAACGGAAGCGACTTTATCTCCATGTAATCTATGTAAAATGGATATTTCTGCATTTACACTTAAACCTTCTTTACTAGGTAAACTCAAAAAAAGTTTGATGTTTTTTGTTTGAGTAGATTCTTTTACAACCTTACTAATTATGGGATTGTAAAGAATGGTTCCTTGAGTTTTAACTTCAGGAGAAAATGTTCCTAACGTTTGTTTTATACCAACTTCACCTGGTCGTATTACTGCGCAACTTGAACTTATTAGCCCTAATAAAATAATTGCAATGGTTTGATTTTTCATAAATATTAGATTTTTAAGTTTATATTTCAATTTAATTACTCTCAAAATTAATAGTAAAACAATTATAAAAGCGATAATTATAATTGATTTTTCTTATGAATAATCATCAAAAAAAATAGTGTAAAGATTTGATGTTAATTTGTCTTAAAATATTATCAATCTGATTGATAAATATCTTTTTTTTGATAAAATATAGTTGATTTGATAAACAAAATATTCCATCTTTTAAACGTTTAAAAAGTTCTATTACAAATAATTTTAAGGTTTAAATTAGATTCATTTATATTTGTTCTCCTAAGTTTACAAATACATAAATGACAAAAAATATTTCAGGATTTTCAAAACTTTCTAAGGAAGAAAAAATCGATTGGTTATCAAATAACTTCTTTCAAAATCCTACAGATGCTGTAAATATCATCAAACAATATTGGAATGAAAATCAAGCATTACAGAATTTGCACGATGATTTTATCGAAAATACCATCACTAATTTTTACATGCCTTTTGGAATTGCACCCAATTTTCTAATCAATGGAAAAGAATATGTAGTTCCAATGGTTACTGAAGAAAGTTCGGTTGTTGCTGCAGCTTCTTTGGTTGCGAAATTTTGGAGTACTAAAGGCGGTTTTAAAACTACTGTTTTAGGAACTAAAAAAATTGGTCAAGTGCATTTTATGTTTGCTGGAAAAAAAGCCGATTTAGAAAAGTATTTTCAAGAAAATAAAACCGAATTATTTGCTGCAACTGCTTCCATTACTAAGAATATGGAAAAACGTGGAGGAGGAATTTTGGATATTGAATTGATTGATAAAACTGACAAATTAGCCAATTATTATCAATTGCACATCACTTTTGAAACCAAAGATTCTATGGGCGCGAATTTTATCAATTCGTGTTTAGAAGCAATTGCCAACAAATTCCGAAATGATGAAATCGAAATTGTGATGAGCATTTTATCCAATTTTGTCCCTGAATGTTTAGTACGAGCAGAAGTAAGTTGTAAAATTGAAGACTTAGGTGTTGAAAATCCACAAAAATTTGCAGAGAAGTTTTATCAAGCTGTAAAAATTGCAGAAATTGAACCTTACAGAGCAGTTACTCATAATAAAGGAATCATGAACGGAATTGATGCAGTTGTGTTGGCAACAGGCAATGATTTTCGTGCCATTGAAGCTGGTGCTCATGCATTTGCCTCTCGTTCAGGAAAATATACAAGTTTATCACATTGCACAATTGATAATGGAATTTTTACATTTTGGATAGAAATTCCGTTAGCAGTTGGCACAGTTGGAGGTTTAACTTCTTTGCATCCAATGGCAAAAATGTCTTTAGAAATGATGCAAAATCCAACTGCTAAAGAGTTGATGCAAATAATGGCTGCAGCTGGTTTGGCGCAAAATTTTGCAGCTTTACGTGCTTTAACGACCAAAGGAATTCAACATGGTCACATGAAAATGCACTTACAAAACATTCTAAATCAGTTAGGTGCAACCAAAAATGAAAAAAATACGTTGATTGAATTTTTCAAAAATCAGACAGTTTCACATGCTGCTGTTGTTTCTAAATTCAATGAGTTGAGAACTCCAAAAATTACTTGGGTTGATTTTTTAGATGAATCATTTATAAGACAAAAATTGGAAAGTTTATCTCTAGATTCCAAACCCATTTTCGGGTTGATGAACGCCCAACAAATGATTGAGCATTTGAGTGCAATTACCAAAATAGCCAATGGAAATTGGCAAGTTGATGTTTTTGTTTCGGATGAAAAATCAGCCACAAGAAAGCCATTTTTAGATACCGAAAATGAATTGGAAATTGGATTTAAACCCAATTTATTGGCAGAAGAACCAAATCCTTTGCAATTCGAATCGATTGAAAAAGCGATTGATGATTTGATATTTCAAGTACAACTTTTTGTTTCGAATTTTAACGAAAATCCAACAAAAACGGTGGTACATCCTTTTTTTGGTGAACTTGATTTTGACTATTGGAAAAAGTTTCAGACCAAACATTTTACACATCATTTTAAACAATTCGGACTCATCTAATGCATTTTTATTCGAACGGAAAATTATTATTGACAGGAGAATACCTTGTATTAGAAGGCGCAAAAGCGTTGGCAATTCCTACTAAATTTGGGCAAGATTTAGAAGTAATTTCCATCAAAGAACCACAATTGATTTGGGGAAGTTTTGACAACAATGGAAACTGTTGGTTTGAAGCCATTTTTGATTTGCTAAAATTCAGAATCATATCTACCACTTTTGAATCTTCAACTGATGGAAATGCAGATAAAATTGCAGAAACATTGTTAGAAATTTTGTCAGAAGCTAAAAGACTAAATCCAAATTTTTTAAATTCGGAATCTGGATTTTTAGTAAAAACCAACTTGACATTTCCAAGAAATTGGGGTTTAGGAAGTTCATCAACTTTAATCAATTCCATTGCTTCTTGGGCAAAGGTTGATGCATTTCAATTGCTATGGAATTCATTCAAAGGAAGTGGATATGACATTGCTTGCGCACAAAATAATACTCCTATTTTTTATCAATTATTGAATCAAAAACCAGTTGTAGAACAGGTAAATTTCAATCCGAGTTTTCAAGAAAATTTGTTTTTTGTGTATTTGAATCAAAAGCAAGATTCTAAAAAAGGGATTGCTAAATTTCGAGAAAATAAGCAACAAATTCAGAATGAAATCAATGAAATTTCGACTATTTCAGACGAGTTTTTAAAAGCCAATAATCTTAAAGACTTTGAAAAATTGATATTTGAACATGAACAAATTATCAGCTCTATCATCAAATTAAAACCCATAAAACAAGAGTTGTTTTCTGATTATTTTGGAGAAATTAAAAGTTTAGGAGCTTGGGGAGGAGATTTTGTCTTGGCAACTGGCAATGAAAAATCAAACAGCTATTTTGAAAATAAAGGATTTGAAACAATTCTTCCTTACCAAAAAATGATTTTATGAAGAAAATAATCATCATTGGAGGAGGAGCTGCAGGTTATTTTACGGCCATTAATGCCAAGGAAATGAATCCTAATTTGGAAATCATTATTTTGGAAAAAGGTAAAGATGTGTTACAAAAAGTAAAAATTTCTGGTGGAGGAAGATGCAATGTAACACATGCGTGTTTTGAGCCCAAAGAATTGGTAAAATTTTATCCAAGAGGCGAAAAAGAATTGTTGGGGCCTTTTCATCAATTCATGACAGGAGATACTTTTGAATGGTTTGAAAATAGGGGAGTTCCTTTAAAAATAGAAGATGACAATCGTGTTTTTCCTGAAGCAAATTCGAGCCAAGCAATTATTGATTGTTTTCAAAATGTAGTTGATAACTTAGGTATTAAAGTGTTTACAAACTGCGGTGTAAATGCAGTTTATCAACAAGAAAATCAATGGGTTATCAACACTAAAAATCAAGATTTTATAGCAGATAAAGTGGTTTTTGCAGCAGGAAGCTCCAAGATGATTTGGGATTTGTGTGCAACTTTACAGCATACTATTATTGAACCTGTTCCATCATTATTTACGTTTAACATCAAAGATTCAAGGCTGATAGATTTACTTGGAATTTCTGTTCCAAATGCTACTGTAAAAATCGTCAACTCTACTTATGAAGCCTCAGGACCTTTGTTGATTACACATTGGGGAATGAGTGGACCAGCAGTATTAAAATTATCAGCTTTTGGTGCTCGATTTTTGGCATCAAAAAACTATCAATACAACGTGGAGGTAAATTGGTTGTCGAAATCAACAACCTCAGTTTTTTGCATTTTACAAAATTTAAAAAAGTCAGAAGCTCGAAAAACGGTCTTGTTAAAATCGCCATTTCCTGAAATATCCAAAAGATTATGGGAACGTTTTGTAATTGCTTCAAACATTCGTGAAACTCAAAATTGGGCTGACACAACTAATTTGCAACTCGAAAATTTAGCAAATGAACTCACCAAAGGAATTTATAATGCCAATGGCAGAACGACTTTTAAAGACGAATTTGTAACTGCAGGAGGCATAGATTTAAAAGAAATTGATTTCAAACGTTTTGAAAGCAAACTTCATAAAAACCTGTTTTTTGTTGGAGAAATTTTAAATATTGATGCAGTTACAGGTGGATTTAATTTTCAAAATGCTTGGACAAGTGGTTTTATATGCGCAAAAGCGTTGGCTGAAAACTAACTAATTATGGCAAGAACGGAATCAAATGAATTCGAGTTAGGTAGAAAAGCACCTGAATTTAGATTACTAAATACGATTGATGATATTTGGGTTGATTTAGAATCACTAAAAGGAAAAAACGGAACTGTAGTTGTTTTCATTTGCAATCATTGTCCGTTTGTAATTCACATAAATGAAAAATTGGTGCAATTAGCTAATGATTATCAATCTAAAGGAATTCGTTTTATTGCTATAAGTTCTAATGATATTGAAAAATATCCTCAAGATGCACCACATTTGATGAAAAAACTTGCTTTGGAATTAAATTTTACGTTTCCCTATTTGTTTGATGAAACCCAAATGGTCGCAAAAGCATATAATGCTGCATGCACCCCCGATTTTTATCTATTTGATGCCGATTTAAAAGCAGTGTATCATGGTCAATTTGATGATTCAAGACCTGGAAATAACATTCCTGTTTCAGGAAATGATTTACAAAAAGCCATGGAACATCTTTTGCATAAAAAACCTATTTTAGAAAATCAAAAACCAAGTATTGGCTGTGGAATTAAGTGGAAGTGAGGTTCTTATTTTGCTATTTTTAGAAGACAATTTCCCCTCTTTGAGGTTTTAAAGCATCTCTGAAAACTTTCATATCAGCTTCATCTACAATTATAAAAGCACTCACTAACATTTCATTTTTTTCTTGAATATCAATTTCATGAAAAGGCAATTTTTCTAAAGTTGCAAATTCTTTGAGGTGAATCGTGTGATGTTTGGCAGTTTCTAAGGCGTCTTCACCTCTAAAATCCCATAATAGTTTTATTTTTCTTTTCATTTTATTTTAAAAATTAAATGCAGTTTTTTTTCTTTTGACTTCTAAACCCTTTTCAATCATTGATAAAAACAACCAATTCGCCTTCTTCAAAAGAAATGCTTACTTCATTTTCAATGGCTTTATTTCTTGTGCCAATTCGTTTTCCAAAAAGTAAATCTTCATTGTGTAAAGGATATTGCAATCCTGAAGTGCAAATATTGGTTGCTTTTGGCAATGGAACTAATGAAATTATTTTGTGTAAACAGTTTGTAATATTCGTATTTTTTTTTGCCAAAAAATAGGTCCCGTAATTGTCAAAAAAAGTAATTTCTAGACGGTTTTTAAAGCAAATTGCAGTATGTAAATTTCCTAAAAAATGATCTTGTTCTTTGCCACTTGCTCCATAAACATCAATGTTTTTATAGCCTTTATCAACTAGAATTTGCAATATTTTATCAAAATCTGTAAAATCCTGATTTGGGGTACGAATTACTTCAATATCCTTAGGAATTTGAAAATCATCATCAAAATCACCACTGATAAAATCTGGTTTGATGTTTCTTTTTTGCAATTCTTTGTAGGCATTGTCTGTAGCACAAATCAAACTATAGTTTGCTATGTTTGGAAACGAAATTGGAACTTCGCCATTCAATAATAAAAATACTCGCTGAATTTTCATTGGTCAAAAATACGAAAGACTTCATAATTTATTGAGATTAAAATCTTTTAGAAATCCTATCTTTGCCAAAAATATTTTTCATCTTGAATACAGATCAATTTTTAGTAAAATCGCCTTTACAATATGTTGATAAAGCCATTTTTACTTGGCAAACTCCAAGCAATATTGCTTTGGTAAAATATTGGGGAAAAAGCAATCCGCAAATTCCCAAAAATGCTTCAATTAGTTTTACCTTACAAAATTGTCATACCACAACTAAGATTGAATTTCTTAAAAAAAATTACTCCAATGAAGTTGATTTTGAAGTGTTTTTTGAAGGAAAACAAAAAGCTGAATTCAAGCCAAAAATTGCAGATTTTTTCAAAAGAATTGCAACCTATTGTCCCTATATTTTTGAATATCAAATGACAATTCATTCCGAAAATTCATTCCCACATTCAAGCGGAATTGCCTCGTCAGCAAGTGGATTGAGTGCAATTGCCATGTGTTTAATGAGTTTAGAAAAGCAATTAAATTCTGAAATTTCTCAAGATTTTATCACTAAAAAAGCCTCTTTTTTAGCAAGATTGGGTTCAGGAAGTGCCTCAAGAAGTATTGAAGGACCTTTGGTTGTTTGGGGGAATCATCCTGAAATTGAAGGTAGTTCTGATTTGTTTGGGGTGAAGTTTCCACATCGAATTCATCCAATTTTCGAGAATTATCAAGATGTAATTTTATTAGTTGATAAAGGTGAAAAACAGGTTTCAAGCACAGTAGGGCATGAGTTGATGCATCAACATCCGTATGCTGAAAATCGTTTTCATCAAGCTAATCAAAACTTAGCTAAAATGTCCAATATTCTTCAAAATGGAGATGTCAAAAATTTCATCAATTTAGTGGAAAGTGAAGCATTGACTTTGCATGCAATGATGTTGACGAGCAATCCGTATTTTATTTTGATGAAACCAAATACATTAGAAATCATCAATAAAATTTGGAAATATCGTTCTGAAAATAATAGTAATATTTGTTTTACTTTAGATGCTGGCGCCAATGTTCACGTACTTTTTCCTGAAAACGAAAAAGAAACTGTCATGCAATTTATTGAAAATGAATTGGCTAGCTTTTGTTACAAAAAAGAGTATATTTGTGATGTTTCAGGATTTGGAGCAAAACAACTATCATAAATTGTTTATAAATTATTTGATGAAGTATTTTTTAACTTTCTCCTTTTTTTGCTTGATTTTTTTGACAAGTCCTTTGCAATCTCAAGAAATTATTTGGTTGGATGAAAATCTTGAGAAAACATCTCAAGAAAAAGCTGATTTTTACAGAATTGATGAAAAGCTAGAGGGAGAAATCATCTATTACTATAAAAAGAGAACAAAATTCAGAAAGGTTTTTTATAGTAAAGGAAAGTTAAATGGCATGTTTTATGAATATTATGAAACTGGCGAACTCAAAGAAACTGGCTATTATGTAAATGGCTTAAAGGAAGGGGTTTGGAAAGAATTTTACAAAGGTGGTAAAATAAAAAGCAAAGGAAAATATGCAAATGATGAAAAAGTTGGCATTTGGAAAATGTTTTACAAAAACGAAAGATAGTTTCTAAATTTTATCAAAAAAATGTTAAATCGTATTTGTTAATTCTTAATTATCAATTGAATACAAATAATTCGTACTTTTGTGCCGAAAATGAAAAAAAGAATATGAAAAGTCCACTTTTTTACGCTAAAATTCTTCTTTTTGGAGAATACGGGATCATAAAAGATTCAAAAGGCTTAGCAATTCCTTTCAACGCTTACAGAGGCGCTTTGAAAACCACTGATACTTTTGATGAATTTTCAAAAAAATCAAATGATAATTTAAGAAAGTTTTTTACCTATATCTCTAATTTAAACTCCGAATTAGTTTCCTTTGATTTAGCGGCTTTTCAAAAAGATTTAGATAACGGAATGTATTTTGATTCTTCTATTCCACAAGGTTATGGAGTAGGAAGTTCAGGGGCTTTAGTAGCCTCAATTTACGATCAATATGCACAAGATAAAATTACAGTTTTAGAGAATTTAACCAGAGAAAAACTATTGAAATTGAAAGAAATTTTTTCGCTGATGGAATCTTTTTTTCATGGAAAAAGTTCTGGTTTAGATCCTTTAAATTCATACTTAAGTTTGCCTATTTTAATTAATTCAAAAGAACATATTGAACCTGCAGGAATTCCATCACAAAAAGAAGGAAAAGGAGCTGTTTTTTTATTGGATTCTGAACAAATTGGCGAAACTGAACCTATGGTTAACATCTTTATGAATAAGATGAAAAACGAAGGTTTTAGAAAAATGTTGAGCGAAGAGTTTGCCATTTACACTGATGCTTGTATTGACGATTTCTTAAAAGGAAACGTAACTTCATTGTTTACCAACGTAAAAAGTCTGTCTAAAATAGTACTTAAAAATTTCAAACCAATGATTCCTGATGCTTTTCATAAAGTATGGAAAAAAGGAATTGATACCAATGATTACTATTTAAAACTTTGTGGTTCAGGAGGTGGAGGTTACATTTTAGGCTTCACTGAAGATTATCAAAAAGCACAAGAAAGCCTTAAAGATTACAAATTAGAATTGGTATATAGATTCTAAAAGCCATTCATGACTTCTTTCAAAGCAAAAAGAATCATCCTAAAAATGCTCAGTTTACTGTCAGTAATTAGAGGATATAATATTCTTGTCCTAATTATTGCCCAATATTTAGCATCAATTTTTATTTTTTCGCCAGAAAAGTCATTGCAATTTGTACTTTTTGATCTTCACTTACATTTTATCATTCTTGCTACAGTTTGTGTTGTTGCATCAGGATATATTATCAATAATTTTTACGATGTAAAAGTAGATCGCATCAACAGACCTTTAAAAACAGGATTGGACACTTTTGTAAAACAAAGCACCCGTTTGCAATTGTATTTCTTTTTGAATTTTCTCGGATTTTTATTTGGTTTTTTAGTTTCATGGAGAGCAGGTTTATTTTTTGCAATCTATATTTTTGGAATTTGGTTTTATTCGCACAAACTTAAAAAATATCCACTAATGGGTTTGGTTTCGGCTACAATGCTAACAATTTTACCTTTTTTTGCGATTTTTGTGTACTATAAAAACTTCTCAAAAGTCATTTTTGTTCACGCTATTTTT encodes:
- a CDS encoding diphosphomevalonate/mevalonate 3,5-bisphosphate decarboxylase family protein; this encodes MNTDQFLVKSPLQYVDKAIFTWQTPSNIALVKYWGKSNPQIPKNASISFTLQNCHTTTKIEFLKKNYSNEVDFEVFFEGKQKAEFKPKIADFFKRIATYCPYIFEYQMTIHSENSFPHSSGIASSASGLSAIAMCLMSLEKQLNSEISQDFITKKASFLARLGSGSASRSIEGPLVVWGNHPEIEGSSDLFGVKFPHRIHPIFENYQDVILLVDKGEKQVSSTVGHELMHQHPYAENRFHQANQNLAKMSNILQNGDVKNFINLVESEALTLHAMMLTSNPYFILMKPNTLEIINKIWKYRSENNSNICFTLDAGANVHVLFPENEKETVMQFIENELASFCYKKEYICDVSGFGAKQLS
- a CDS encoding toxin-antitoxin system YwqK family antitoxin, whose translation is MKYFLTFSFFCLIFLTSPLQSQEIIWLDENLEKTSQEKADFYRIDEKLEGEIIYYYKKRTKFRKVFYSKGKLNGMFYEYYETGELKETGYYVNGLKEGVWKEFYKGGKIKSKGKYANDEKVGIWKMFYKNER
- a CDS encoding mevalonate kinase family protein, with product MKSPLFYAKILLFGEYGIIKDSKGLAIPFNAYRGALKTTDTFDEFSKKSNDNLRKFFTYISNLNSELVSFDLAAFQKDLDNGMYFDSSIPQGYGVGSSGALVASIYDQYAQDKITVLENLTREKLLKLKEIFSLMESFFHGKSSGLDPLNSYLSLPILINSKEHIEPAGIPSQKEGKGAVFLLDSEQIGETEPMVNIFMNKMKNEGFRKMLSEEFAIYTDACIDDFLKGNVTSLFTNVKSLSKIVLKNFKPMIPDAFHKVWKKGIDTNDYYLKLCGSGGGGYILGFTEDYQKAQESLKDYKLELVYRF
- a CDS encoding geranylgeranylglycerol-phosphate geranylgeranyltransferase; translation: MTSFKAKRIILKMLSLLSVIRGYNILVLIIAQYLASIFIFSPEKSLQFVLFDLHLHFIILATVCVVASGYIINNFYDVKVDRINRPLKTGLDTFVKQSTRLQLYFFLNFLGFLFGFLVSWRAGLFFAIYIFGIWFYSHKLKKYPLMGLVSATMLTILPFFAIFVYYKNFSKVIFVHAIFLFLVIMVRELIKDLENIKGAIANNYRTFSVVHGEIKTKKLSILLLISSFFPIAILFRLPELSLMRYYFYGALATLFFVAVYLWKSKTTKQYQFLHNILKLLLLIGVLSLIFIDTSLLLEKVIDRLN